The Aneurinibacillus migulanus genome contains the following window.
GGAAACTATCGGTTTACAGATGAGGAGTTATATCGATTAGTAAAAGAAGCTCGTGAGCATGGTTGGCAGGTGGCTACTCATGCAATCGGTGATGGTGCTATTCTTCAAGCAATTAACACCTATGAGAAAGTATTAAAGGAGAATCCATTAAAAGATCATCGATGGAGAATCGAACATTTCCAAATAGCAAACGCTGACGAAATTAAACGCATTGCTGAGCTTGGAATTATACCTTCTATGCAGCCGGTACATGCGACTTCCGACAAAAATATGGCTGAAGATCGAGTTGGTCCTGAAAGAATTAAATATGCCTACGCTTGGCGTAAGACGATTGATGCCGGTTCACATATCGTAGGAGGCTCAGACGCCCCTGTTGAATTAGTAAATCCATTCCATGGACTGTATGCTGCCGTTACACGTATGGATCGTGATGGAAATCCAGATGGGGGCTGGTACCCAGAGGAGAAGATGACAAGAGAGGAAGCCTTACAAGCCTTTACGATTTGGGCCGCGGAAGGAAGCTTTGAAGAAAAGTTAAAAGGATCTTTAGAGGCTGGAAAGCTGGCTGATTTCATAGTAATTGACAAAGATCCGATGAAATGTCCAGAAGAACAATTGAAAGATATTACAGTGCTTACTACAGTAGTAGGTGGAGAAGTTGTGTATAAGAAATAGTGTTTACAATTATGATGGATGAGTTAAATAGTAAAGAAGAGGGTGTCCCAAAGTGATGGGACACCCTTTCTTCTGCCGGATCGCAGGGCGCATCCCCCTCCTTCCCACCACACTCCCCTGTCAAAATATCAAGTGTAGGAGATGGTAAGATACAGGATTTTCAAGCAAATTGTACACATAGTTTTAAGCGTTTTGGACGATCATGAGAGTATTCGCCTCGTTTTTGAATGGCATATATTATTCATTGTCAATGGCGGACTAGTCTTAGCGAAGCATACAGCGAATTGGAGGGAATAGATTGGAGTTTAATGTCATGACGTTTAACATGCATCATGGAAGAGGAATAGATGGAAAACTGAGCTTGGAGAGAATCGCTAAAGTCATTGAAGAAAGCAAGGCAGACTTGATCGGTTTGAATGAGGTGGATAGGTATTTTTCAAAAAGAAGCGATTATATTGACCAGATATCCTGGTTGGCAAAACATCTGAAAATGAATCAAGCTTTCGGAGAGGTAATTGTATTACGCTCAAAAGATTCAAAGGTGTGTCGACAGTATGGAAATGCCTTTTTATCTCGCTATCCGATCGTATGGGAAAAGAATCATCTTTTTACATTCGGCTCTACAATCACCGAAAATCGGTCGTTGTTGGAAATCCATGTTCAACTTTACGAACGATTACTTAAAGTATATGTTACGCATCTGAGCCTAAATCCATTCCTTCATAAAAAACAAGTAGATTTTATCAGCAAGAAAATTATGGATGAGCCTCATCCTGTTATTATTATGGGAGACTGGAACATGAGATCGGGATCTGGAGCATGGAAAAAAATGAACAGGTGTTTTACAGATGTTTGTAAAGCTGCAGGCACAGGGGCATGTTATACGTTTCCCTCATTTCGGCCTAAATTACAGTTGGATTACATATTCGTTAGTCGTGATATATATCCTGTTTCGGTAGAAGTTATAAAAAAAGCACCTGCAGCTTCAGACCATTTGCCATTAAAAGCAACATTACTGCTTAATAGGTAAAAATGAAAGCTACTCCTGAACATTTAACCATAATTTCACATATTCAATAAACTTTCCGGCAGCAGGAGAAATGTTTTTTAAGGATGTGGCAGCGATCCCTATTGAACGATAATTATCTCCTTCTAAATTGATAACGCAGACGTTATTTGGTATACGATACAGAATCATTTCCGG
Protein-coding sequences here:
- a CDS encoding endonuclease/exonuclease/phosphatase family protein yields the protein MEFNVMTFNMHHGRGIDGKLSLERIAKVIEESKADLIGLNEVDRYFSKRSDYIDQISWLAKHLKMNQAFGEVIVLRSKDSKVCRQYGNAFLSRYPIVWEKNHLFTFGSTITENRSLLEIHVQLYERLLKVYVTHLSLNPFLHKKQVDFISKKIMDEPHPVIIMGDWNMRSGSGAWKKMNRCFTDVCKAAGTGACYTFPSFRPKLQLDYIFVSRDIYPVSVEVIKKAPAASDHLPLKATLLLNR